Proteins encoded in a region of the Oncorhynchus gorbuscha isolate QuinsamMale2020 ecotype Even-year linkage group LG16, OgorEven_v1.0, whole genome shotgun sequence genome:
- the LOC123999678 gene encoding protein regulator of cytokinesis 1-like isoform X1 has translation MSSRRSEALAFSLVTGINHAMAKLVDIWDSMGIMEEQRVERMETVKKHIEGLLNDMITEEEALKHRIRTNVITFEKQLDTLCLEMSMDPYKLEEGLTVLQIEKNLRLRVEVLTKEKGDRLKELHGLQQQDKELCLELCVTPYYVPTGSIPSRTQLQEFREHLKTLSEEKKSRAKVFSGLREDIRKLMEDMGQKPETSLEKESVCHGEEIFLLTHENIKALQLLLSQMKVKKESLMNTLAELKERAISLWNRLEALEQDRTAFQESVRGTLSDQIAQWQGEVDRLTVLQKAMLEDVIDKVRQELVALWDKCNQGTEHREPFNAHICDDDFTEELLALHDAELLKVKNYYDQAKPLLEVLQKWEKYWALFLDFEKKANDPNRFSNRGGALLKEAKEKVKVQKMLPKLEEELRTGVESWEKDQGTAFLVQGQRVMTYISTQWEEHKQLRGKEKSERVTTSKKGEMTTLFKTPTKRAHGGMNTLTPNKIRKQTPTQPIMVRSYSCNSSSTFISVPSSKPPLSQIQMQQKTKSLERSSSSQRTPLQEYNGTEEKNPVDISYSDFTGDLSKKTNDAVFNSTAKDLF, from the exons ATGTCAAGCCGGAGGAG TGAAGCCCTGGCTTTCTCTCTAGTGACGGGTATAAACCATGCCATGGCCAAGCTGGTGGACATCTGGGACAGCATGGGCATCATGGAGGAGCAGAGGGTGGAGCGGATGGAGACTGTGAAGAAACACATTGAG GGCCTTTTGAATGACATGATCACTGAGGAGGAAGCTTTGAAGCACCGCATCCGAACCAATGTCATCACTTTTGAAAAACAGTTGGATACCTTGTGTCTGGAAATGTCAATGGATCCATACAAA TTGGAGGAGGGCCTGACAGTCCTCCAGATCGAGAAGAACCTGCGTCTGCGTGTGGAGGTTCTGACCAAGGAGAAGGGGGATCGTTTGAAGGAGTTACACGGACTGCAGCAGCAGGATAAGGAACTGTGCTTGGAGCTGTGCGTCACTCCCTATTATGTTCCCACAGGCAGCATACCCTCACGCACTCAGTTGCAGGAGTTCCGGGAGCACCTCAAGACCCTCAGTGAAGAAAAG AAGAGTCGAGCAAAGGTGTTCTCGGGGCTGCGTGAGGACATCAGGAAGCTCATGGAGGACATGGGTCAGAAACCAGAAACCAGTCTGGAGAAAGAGTCTGTGTGTCATGGCGAGGAGATATTCCTGCTCACGCATGAAAACATCAAAGCCCTCCAACTGCTGTTGTCCCAG ATGAAGGTCAAGAAGGAATCGCTGATGAATACTCTGGCTGAGCTGAAAGAACGAGCTATAAGCCTGTGGAATCGTCTGGAAGCGCTGGAGCAAGATCGCACTGCGTTCCAGGAGAGTGTGCGGGGTACCCTTTCTGACCAAATCGCACAG TGGCAGGGGGAGGTTGATCGTCTGACAGTCCTGCAGAAAGCCATGTTGGAGGATGTGATTGACAAGGTCCGACAGGAACTAGTGGCTCTCTGGGACAAGTGCAACCAGGGCACTGAGCACCGTGAACCCTTCAATGCCCACATCTGTGACG ATGACTTCACAGAGGAATTGTTGGCACTGCATGATGCTGAGCTATTGAAGGTGAAGAATTACTATGATCAGGCTAAACCCTTACTGGAGGTTCTGCAGAAATGGGAGAAGTACTGGGCCCTCTTCCTGGACTTTGAG AAAAAGGCCAATGATCCAAACCGCTTCTCCAACAGAGGAGGTGCCCTTCTCAAAGAGGCCAAAGAGAAGGTCAAAGTTCAGAAGATGTTGCCAAAG TTGGAGGAAGAGCTGAGGACTGGTGTTGAGAGCTGGGAGAAGGACCAGGGTACTGCCTTCCTGGTCCAGGGCCAGAGAGTCATGACCTACATCTCCACCCAATGGGAGGAGCACAAACAGCTGAGGGGCAAGGAGAAGAGTGAACGTGTCACT ACATCAAAGAAGGGAGAAATGACAACTCTCTTCAAAACTCCCACAAAGAGGGCCCATGGCGGGATGAACACCCTCACCCCCAACAAGATCAGGAAG CAGACTCCTACACAGCCCATCATGGTGCGCTCCTACAGCTGCAACTCATCCAGCACCTTCATCAGTGTGCCTAGCAGCaagcctcctctctcccagattcagatgcag
- the LOC123999678 gene encoding protein regulator of cytokinesis 1-like isoform X3: protein MSSRRSEALAFSLVTGINHAMAKLVDIWDSMGIMEEQRVERMETVKKHIEGLLNDMITEEEALKHRIRTNVITFEKQLDTLCLEMSMDPYKLEEGLTVLQIEKNLRLRVEVLTKEKGDRLKELHGLQQQDKELCLELCVTPYYVPTGSIPSRTQLQEFREHLKTLSEEKKSRAKVFSGLREDIRKLMEDMGQKPETSLEKESVCHGEEIFLLTHENIKALQLLLSQMKVKKESLMNTLAELKERAISLWNRLEALEQDRTAFQESVRGTLSDQIAQWQGEVDRLTVLQKAMLEDVIDKVRQELVALWDKCNQGTEHREPFNAHICDDDFTEELLALHDAELLKVKNYYDQAKPLLEVLQKWEKYWALFLDFEKKANDPNRFSNRGGALLKEAKEKVKVQKMLPKLEEELRTGVESWEKDQGTAFLVQGQRVMTYISTQWEEHKQLRGKEKSERVTTSKKGEMTTLFKTPTKRAHGGMNTLTPNKIRKQTPTQPIMVRSYSCNSSSTFISVPSSKPPLSQIQMQKTKSLERSSSSQRTPLQEYNGTEEKNPVDISYSDFTGDLSKKTNDAVFNSTAKDLF, encoded by the exons ATGTCAAGCCGGAGGAG TGAAGCCCTGGCTTTCTCTCTAGTGACGGGTATAAACCATGCCATGGCCAAGCTGGTGGACATCTGGGACAGCATGGGCATCATGGAGGAGCAGAGGGTGGAGCGGATGGAGACTGTGAAGAAACACATTGAG GGCCTTTTGAATGACATGATCACTGAGGAGGAAGCTTTGAAGCACCGCATCCGAACCAATGTCATCACTTTTGAAAAACAGTTGGATACCTTGTGTCTGGAAATGTCAATGGATCCATACAAA TTGGAGGAGGGCCTGACAGTCCTCCAGATCGAGAAGAACCTGCGTCTGCGTGTGGAGGTTCTGACCAAGGAGAAGGGGGATCGTTTGAAGGAGTTACACGGACTGCAGCAGCAGGATAAGGAACTGTGCTTGGAGCTGTGCGTCACTCCCTATTATGTTCCCACAGGCAGCATACCCTCACGCACTCAGTTGCAGGAGTTCCGGGAGCACCTCAAGACCCTCAGTGAAGAAAAG AAGAGTCGAGCAAAGGTGTTCTCGGGGCTGCGTGAGGACATCAGGAAGCTCATGGAGGACATGGGTCAGAAACCAGAAACCAGTCTGGAGAAAGAGTCTGTGTGTCATGGCGAGGAGATATTCCTGCTCACGCATGAAAACATCAAAGCCCTCCAACTGCTGTTGTCCCAG ATGAAGGTCAAGAAGGAATCGCTGATGAATACTCTGGCTGAGCTGAAAGAACGAGCTATAAGCCTGTGGAATCGTCTGGAAGCGCTGGAGCAAGATCGCACTGCGTTCCAGGAGAGTGTGCGGGGTACCCTTTCTGACCAAATCGCACAG TGGCAGGGGGAGGTTGATCGTCTGACAGTCCTGCAGAAAGCCATGTTGGAGGATGTGATTGACAAGGTCCGACAGGAACTAGTGGCTCTCTGGGACAAGTGCAACCAGGGCACTGAGCACCGTGAACCCTTCAATGCCCACATCTGTGACG ATGACTTCACAGAGGAATTGTTGGCACTGCATGATGCTGAGCTATTGAAGGTGAAGAATTACTATGATCAGGCTAAACCCTTACTGGAGGTTCTGCAGAAATGGGAGAAGTACTGGGCCCTCTTCCTGGACTTTGAG AAAAAGGCCAATGATCCAAACCGCTTCTCCAACAGAGGAGGTGCCCTTCTCAAAGAGGCCAAAGAGAAGGTCAAAGTTCAGAAGATGTTGCCAAAG TTGGAGGAAGAGCTGAGGACTGGTGTTGAGAGCTGGGAGAAGGACCAGGGTACTGCCTTCCTGGTCCAGGGCCAGAGAGTCATGACCTACATCTCCACCCAATGGGAGGAGCACAAACAGCTGAGGGGCAAGGAGAAGAGTGAACGTGTCACT ACATCAAAGAAGGGAGAAATGACAACTCTCTTCAAAACTCCCACAAAGAGGGCCCATGGCGGGATGAACACCCTCACCCCCAACAAGATCAGGAAG CAGACTCCTACACAGCCCATCATGGTGCGCTCCTACAGCTGCAACTCATCCAGCACCTTCATCAGTGTGCCTAGCAGCaagcctcctctctcccagattcagatgcag
- the LOC123999678 gene encoding protein regulator of cytokinesis 1-like isoform X4, translating into MSSRRSEALAFSLVTGINHAMAKLVDIWDSMGIMEEQRVERMETVKKHIEGLLNDMITEEEALKHRIRTNVITFEKQLDTLCLEMSMDPYKLEEGLTVLQIEKNLRLRVEVLTKEKGDRLKELHGLQQQDKELCLELCVTPYYVPTGSIPSRTQLQEFREHLKTLSEEKKSRAKVFSGLREDIRKLMEDMGQKPETSLEKESVCHGEEIFLLTHENIKALQLLLSQMKVKKESLMNTLAELKERAISLWNRLEALEQDRTAFQESVRGTLSDQIAQWQGEVDRLTVLQKAMLEDVIDKVRQELVALWDKCNQGTEHREPFNAHICDDDFTEELLALHDAELLKVKNYYDQAKPLLEVLQKWEKYWALFLDFEKKANDPNRFSNRGGALLKEAKEKVKVQKMLPKLEEELRTGVESWEKDQGTAFLVQGQRVMTYISTQWEEHKQLRGKEKSERVTTSKKGEMTTLFKTPTKRAHGGMNTLTPNKIRKTPTQPIMVRSYSCNSSSTFISVPSSKPPLSQIQMQKTKSLERSSSSQRTPLQEYNGTEEKNPVDISYSDFTGDLSKKTNDAVFNSTAKDLF; encoded by the exons ATGTCAAGCCGGAGGAG TGAAGCCCTGGCTTTCTCTCTAGTGACGGGTATAAACCATGCCATGGCCAAGCTGGTGGACATCTGGGACAGCATGGGCATCATGGAGGAGCAGAGGGTGGAGCGGATGGAGACTGTGAAGAAACACATTGAG GGCCTTTTGAATGACATGATCACTGAGGAGGAAGCTTTGAAGCACCGCATCCGAACCAATGTCATCACTTTTGAAAAACAGTTGGATACCTTGTGTCTGGAAATGTCAATGGATCCATACAAA TTGGAGGAGGGCCTGACAGTCCTCCAGATCGAGAAGAACCTGCGTCTGCGTGTGGAGGTTCTGACCAAGGAGAAGGGGGATCGTTTGAAGGAGTTACACGGACTGCAGCAGCAGGATAAGGAACTGTGCTTGGAGCTGTGCGTCACTCCCTATTATGTTCCCACAGGCAGCATACCCTCACGCACTCAGTTGCAGGAGTTCCGGGAGCACCTCAAGACCCTCAGTGAAGAAAAG AAGAGTCGAGCAAAGGTGTTCTCGGGGCTGCGTGAGGACATCAGGAAGCTCATGGAGGACATGGGTCAGAAACCAGAAACCAGTCTGGAGAAAGAGTCTGTGTGTCATGGCGAGGAGATATTCCTGCTCACGCATGAAAACATCAAAGCCCTCCAACTGCTGTTGTCCCAG ATGAAGGTCAAGAAGGAATCGCTGATGAATACTCTGGCTGAGCTGAAAGAACGAGCTATAAGCCTGTGGAATCGTCTGGAAGCGCTGGAGCAAGATCGCACTGCGTTCCAGGAGAGTGTGCGGGGTACCCTTTCTGACCAAATCGCACAG TGGCAGGGGGAGGTTGATCGTCTGACAGTCCTGCAGAAAGCCATGTTGGAGGATGTGATTGACAAGGTCCGACAGGAACTAGTGGCTCTCTGGGACAAGTGCAACCAGGGCACTGAGCACCGTGAACCCTTCAATGCCCACATCTGTGACG ATGACTTCACAGAGGAATTGTTGGCACTGCATGATGCTGAGCTATTGAAGGTGAAGAATTACTATGATCAGGCTAAACCCTTACTGGAGGTTCTGCAGAAATGGGAGAAGTACTGGGCCCTCTTCCTGGACTTTGAG AAAAAGGCCAATGATCCAAACCGCTTCTCCAACAGAGGAGGTGCCCTTCTCAAAGAGGCCAAAGAGAAGGTCAAAGTTCAGAAGATGTTGCCAAAG TTGGAGGAAGAGCTGAGGACTGGTGTTGAGAGCTGGGAGAAGGACCAGGGTACTGCCTTCCTGGTCCAGGGCCAGAGAGTCATGACCTACATCTCCACCCAATGGGAGGAGCACAAACAGCTGAGGGGCAAGGAGAAGAGTGAACGTGTCACT ACATCAAAGAAGGGAGAAATGACAACTCTCTTCAAAACTCCCACAAAGAGGGCCCATGGCGGGATGAACACCCTCACCCCCAACAAGATCAGGAAG ACTCCTACACAGCCCATCATGGTGCGCTCCTACAGCTGCAACTCATCCAGCACCTTCATCAGTGTGCCTAGCAGCaagcctcctctctcccagattcagatgcag
- the LOC123999678 gene encoding protein regulator of cytokinesis 1-like isoform X2, which yields MSSRRSEALAFSLVTGINHAMAKLVDIWDSMGIMEEQRVERMETVKKHIEGLLNDMITEEEALKHRIRTNVITFEKQLDTLCLEMSMDPYKLEEGLTVLQIEKNLRLRVEVLTKEKGDRLKELHGLQQQDKELCLELCVTPYYVPTGSIPSRTQLQEFREHLKTLSEEKKSRAKVFSGLREDIRKLMEDMGQKPETSLEKESVCHGEEIFLLTHENIKALQLLLSQMKVKKESLMNTLAELKERAISLWNRLEALEQDRTAFQESVRGTLSDQIAQWQGEVDRLTVLQKAMLEDVIDKVRQELVALWDKCNQGTEHREPFNAHICDDDFTEELLALHDAELLKVKNYYDQAKPLLEVLQKWEKYWALFLDFEKKANDPNRFSNRGGALLKEAKEKVKVQKMLPKLEEELRTGVESWEKDQGTAFLVQGQRVMTYISTQWEEHKQLRGKEKSERVTTSKKGEMTTLFKTPTKRAHGGMNTLTPNKIRKTPTQPIMVRSYSCNSSSTFISVPSSKPPLSQIQMQQKTKSLERSSSSQRTPLQEYNGTEEKNPVDISYSDFTGDLSKKTNDAVFNSTAKDLF from the exons ATGTCAAGCCGGAGGAG TGAAGCCCTGGCTTTCTCTCTAGTGACGGGTATAAACCATGCCATGGCCAAGCTGGTGGACATCTGGGACAGCATGGGCATCATGGAGGAGCAGAGGGTGGAGCGGATGGAGACTGTGAAGAAACACATTGAG GGCCTTTTGAATGACATGATCACTGAGGAGGAAGCTTTGAAGCACCGCATCCGAACCAATGTCATCACTTTTGAAAAACAGTTGGATACCTTGTGTCTGGAAATGTCAATGGATCCATACAAA TTGGAGGAGGGCCTGACAGTCCTCCAGATCGAGAAGAACCTGCGTCTGCGTGTGGAGGTTCTGACCAAGGAGAAGGGGGATCGTTTGAAGGAGTTACACGGACTGCAGCAGCAGGATAAGGAACTGTGCTTGGAGCTGTGCGTCACTCCCTATTATGTTCCCACAGGCAGCATACCCTCACGCACTCAGTTGCAGGAGTTCCGGGAGCACCTCAAGACCCTCAGTGAAGAAAAG AAGAGTCGAGCAAAGGTGTTCTCGGGGCTGCGTGAGGACATCAGGAAGCTCATGGAGGACATGGGTCAGAAACCAGAAACCAGTCTGGAGAAAGAGTCTGTGTGTCATGGCGAGGAGATATTCCTGCTCACGCATGAAAACATCAAAGCCCTCCAACTGCTGTTGTCCCAG ATGAAGGTCAAGAAGGAATCGCTGATGAATACTCTGGCTGAGCTGAAAGAACGAGCTATAAGCCTGTGGAATCGTCTGGAAGCGCTGGAGCAAGATCGCACTGCGTTCCAGGAGAGTGTGCGGGGTACCCTTTCTGACCAAATCGCACAG TGGCAGGGGGAGGTTGATCGTCTGACAGTCCTGCAGAAAGCCATGTTGGAGGATGTGATTGACAAGGTCCGACAGGAACTAGTGGCTCTCTGGGACAAGTGCAACCAGGGCACTGAGCACCGTGAACCCTTCAATGCCCACATCTGTGACG ATGACTTCACAGAGGAATTGTTGGCACTGCATGATGCTGAGCTATTGAAGGTGAAGAATTACTATGATCAGGCTAAACCCTTACTGGAGGTTCTGCAGAAATGGGAGAAGTACTGGGCCCTCTTCCTGGACTTTGAG AAAAAGGCCAATGATCCAAACCGCTTCTCCAACAGAGGAGGTGCCCTTCTCAAAGAGGCCAAAGAGAAGGTCAAAGTTCAGAAGATGTTGCCAAAG TTGGAGGAAGAGCTGAGGACTGGTGTTGAGAGCTGGGAGAAGGACCAGGGTACTGCCTTCCTGGTCCAGGGCCAGAGAGTCATGACCTACATCTCCACCCAATGGGAGGAGCACAAACAGCTGAGGGGCAAGGAGAAGAGTGAACGTGTCACT ACATCAAAGAAGGGAGAAATGACAACTCTCTTCAAAACTCCCACAAAGAGGGCCCATGGCGGGATGAACACCCTCACCCCCAACAAGATCAGGAAG ACTCCTACACAGCCCATCATGGTGCGCTCCTACAGCTGCAACTCATCCAGCACCTTCATCAGTGTGCCTAGCAGCaagcctcctctctcccagattcagatgcag
- the LOC123998736 gene encoding sulfate anion transporter 1-like: protein MEEAKVTEVPHLERRVRKRKEPMAILKTKLSRSLSCSMPRVKTTLTGLFPVVLWLPRYKLKEYIWGDLMSGLVIGIILVPQAIAYCLLAGVDPIYGLYTSFFANIIYFFMGTSRHVSVGIFSLMSLMVGQVVDREVYMAGFDLDDTKADGILNVTVDSDSSAVNLTMGAFGMECGKECYAISIAAAMTFLVGIYQVLMAVFRLGFVSVYLSAPMLDGFATGASFTILTVQAKYLLGLKIPRHQGYGTVVVTWINILSNIQNTNYCDLITSAICISVLVAGKELQERFKDRLKIPLPTELVVVAIATLASHFGDFHRRYDSNVSGAIPTGFIPPKVPSFGLMPRVAFDAIPLAVISFAFTVSLSEMFAKKNGYTVRPNQEMMAIAFCNIIPSFFHCFTTSAALAKTMVKDSTGCQTQVSSIVSAFVVLLVLLFFAPLFYSLQKCVLACIIIVSLRGALRKFRDVPSKWRISKMDAVVWMVTMSASALISVEMGLVVGVVFSMLCIIVQTQKPKVSLLGQIHDTAHYEDMEEYENLMSLPKVKIFRFQAPLYYANNDFFLKSLYKAVGLAPFLEMTRRRKAEKKGETLAAKEAGRADKTNGEVKVGLGSREFDLHTIILDCSAMPFIDSTGMQTFKGILKDYKEVGVTVLLASCNTTVIDSLSQGSFFGKADKDMENLSFYTVHAAVRFANDRAASTSELSNPVPRELPSCRFSIQS from the exons ATGGAGGAAGCCAAGGTCACAGAAGTTCCCCACCTGGAGCGGAGGGTCAGGAAGCGGAAAGAGCCCATGGCCATCCTGAAGACCAAGCTGAGCCGTAGCCTGTCCTGCTCCATGCCCAGGGTCAAGACAACCCTGACTGGATTATTCCCTGTGGTGCTCTGGCTGCCCAGGTACAAGCTGAAAGAGTATATCTGGGGTGATCTAATGTCGGGCCTCGTCATAGGCATCATCCTGGTCCCTCAGGCCATCGCCTACTGTCTGCTGGCCGGCGTAGACCCCATCTATGGCCTCTACACTTCCTTCTTCGCCAACATCATCTACTTCTTCATGGGGACCTCCAGGCACGTGTCTGTGGGCATATTCAGTCTGATGAGCCTTATGGTGGGCCAAGTGGTGGACAGAGAGGTGTATATGGCAGGGTTCGATTTGGATGACACCAAAGCAGATGGAATCTTGAATGTGACAGTTGACTCAGACAGCTCAGCCGTCAACCTGACCATGGGGGCCTTCGGCATGGAATGTGGGAAAGAATGTTATGCCATCAGTATCGCAGCAGCCATGACATTTTTGGTTGGGATTTACCAG GTATTGATGGCTGTGTTTAGACTGGGCTTTGTCTCCGTCTATCTCTCTGCCCCCATGCTGGACGGCTTCGCCACTGGCGCCTCGTTCACCATCCTAACCGTCCAAGCCAAGTACCTCCTGGGGCTCAAGATCCCTCGCCACCAGGGCTATGGAACAGTGGTGGTCACCTGGATCAACATCTTAAGCAACATCCAGAATACCAACTACTGTGACCTGATCACCAGTGCCATCTGCATCTCCGTCCTGGTGGCGGGGAAGGAGCTCCAAGAGCGCTTCAAGGACCGTCTTAAGATCCCCCTGCCCACAGAGCTGGTGGTGGTGGCGATCGCCACACTGGCGTCCCACTTTGGAGACTTTCATAGACGGTATGACTCCAATGTCTCTGGGGCTATCCCCACAGGCTTCATCCCCCCTAAGGTGCCCAGTTTTGGGTTGATGCCCAGGGTGGCCTTCGACGCCATCCCACTGGCTGTGATCAGCTTTGCCTTCACGGTTTCCCTCTCTGAGATGTTTGCCAAGAAGAACGGCTACACCGTTCGCCCCAACCAGGAGATGATGGCCATTGCTTTCTGTAACATCATCCCTTCTTTCTTTCACTGTTTTACCACCAGCGCTGCCCTGGCTAAGACTATGGTGAAAGACTCCACGGGCTGCCAGACTCAGGTCTCCAGCATTGTGAGTGCCTTCGTCGTTCTCCTGGTCCTACTCTTCTTTGCCCCCCTCTTTTACTCCCTCCAGAAGTGCGTCCTGGCCTGTATCATCATCGTCAGCCTGAGGGGTGCGCTCCGTAAATTCAGAGACGTGCCCAGTAAGTGGCGCATCAGTAAGATGGACGCTGTTGTCTGGATGGTGACGATGAGTGCCTCAGCTCTGATCAGTGTGGAGATGGGGCTGGTGGTTGGGGTAGTTTTCTCTATGCTCTGTATCATCGTCCAGACCCAGAAGCCCAAGGTTTCTCTGCTGGGACAGATCCATGACACTGCCCACTACGAGGATATGGAGGAGTATGAAAACCTCATGTCTCTCCCTAAAGTAAAGATATTCCGTTTCCAGGCCCCGCTGTACTATGCAAACAATGACTTCTTCCTGAAGTCCCTGTACAAAGCCGTGGGCTTGGCACCCTTCCTGGAGATGACCAGGAGGAGGAAagcagagaaaaaaggggaaacACTGGCAGCGAAGGAGGCTGGGAGAGCCGACAAGACTAATGGAGAGGTAAAGGTAGGGCTGGGTTCCAGAGAATTTGACTTACATACGATCATCCTAGACTGCTCTGCCATGCCCTTCATAGACTCAACAGGAATGCAAACCTTCAAAGGGATCCTTAAAGACTATAAGGAGGTGGGTGTCACGGTGCTGCTAGCGAGCTGCAACACCACGGTCATAGATTCTCTCAGTCAAGGCTCTTTCTTTGGGAAGGCTGACAAAGACATGGAAAACTTGTCATTTTACACTGTACATGCTGCAGTTAGATTTGCCAATGACAGGGCAGCTTCTACATCAgaactctccaaccctgttcctcgagagctaccgtcctgtaggttttcgatCCAATCCTAA